A part of Acropora palmata chromosome 6, jaAcrPala1.3, whole genome shotgun sequence genomic DNA contains:
- the LOC141884171 gene encoding beta-1,3-galactosyltransferase 5-like, whose protein sequence is MSCVRRIVRIKRARYCFAFFILLTVLGCFSTYILLLDSSTCQCSSSSPSPSLRETQQQLQETTTRQSQNDASNDVITDSSPSRSKTNQSYKLRSLITTTSCIHHYPLLILVASAPTNVDRRSNIRLTWGVDSSIKPRWKTAFVMAQPRSQDESDVLLKESDTYGDILRIDYCDSYFSQTLTWQIGFEWATRYCKFSFLLRMYDDVVVNTMQMLTVLKDPDTPQARLYMGRVASDARPFRSGTYGVSKAEYSDQLYPPFCTGFAIVFSADVVALFVDLFDVVPPFKLDDVYMGILAKKTGIDALHSDGFEARPGPEEKCTGMTERTLVRLGIVGECLFHLHKDTILNYA, encoded by the coding sequence ATGTCTTGCGTTAGGCGGATTGTAAGAATCAAGAGGGCCCGGTATTGTTTCGCGTTTTTCATTCTACTCACTGTGTTGGGATGTTTCTCAACTTACATTTTATTGTTGGATTCTAGTACATGTCagtgttcttcttcttcgccTTCGCCTTCTTTGAGagaaacacaacaacaattgCAAGAGACAACCACGAGGCAATCACAAAACGACGCATCGAACGATGTGATTACAGATTCAAGCCCATCGCGGTCAAAAACTAATCAATCATACAAACTGAGAAGCCTCATAACCACGACAAGTTGTATACATCACTATCCTCTTCTTATCCTTGTAGCATCAGCGCCTACTAACGTAGATAGAAGATCAAACATTCGGCTGACTTGGGGCGTTGATTCCTCCATAAAACCTCGGTGGAAGACTGCGTTTGTCATGGCTCAACCGCGAAGCCAAGACGAGTCAGATGTGCTGTTAAAAGAGTCTGACACGTACGGAGATATTTTGCGTATCGATTATTGTGATAGTTACTTTAGCCAAACGCTGACGtggcaaattggttttgaatgGGCCACTAGATATTGCAAATTCTCTTTTCTGCTGAGAATGTACGACGACGTTGTCGTCAACACGATGCAAATGCTTACCGTGTTAAAGGATCCGGATACTCCTCAAGCAAGACTTTACATGGGACGTGTAGCATCAGATGCAAGGCCATTCCGGTCTGGCACTTATGGAGTGTCCAAAGCTGAATATAGTGATCAACTATATCCACCCTTCTGTACAGGCTTTGCAATTGTGTTCTCCGCAGACGTTGTAGCATTATTTGTGGATTTATTTGATGTTGTACCGCCGTTCAAACTTGACGATGTTTATATGGGTATACTTGCGAAGAAAACTGGAATCGATGCACTTCATAGCGATGGCTTTGAAGCGCGTCCGGGACCTGAAGAAAAATGTACGGGAATGACAGAGAGGACACTGGTGCGATTAGGTATTGTCGGAGAATGTCTTTTTCATCTTCACAAAGATACAATCCTCAATTATGCATAG